From Candidatus Vondammii sp. HM_W22, one genomic window encodes:
- the argA gene encoding amino-acid N-acetyltransferase: MSQVAKTVNKKPDPFVNWFRSSSPYIHAHRGKTMVIGFGGEAVADSHFPNLIHDIALLHGLGIKLILVHGARPQIEEQLGLCNAEMQYINGLRVTDDTALQCVKEAAGTVRVEIEALLSMGLANSPMAGAKIRVASGNFVTARPIGVMDGADYGHTGQVRRIDTAAIRNVLEAGSIALIPPLGYSPTGEVFNLSAADVASSIAISLGADKLITLVEGKGLANAKGQLLTNVIPKQVDAILKRRKRLPEELTQQLRSAVKACRSGVDRIHLLGRQVDGVLLKELFMRDGVGTMLTAEPYEEIRTARTEDLGGLLELLAPMEESGILVRRSRERLETEIDQYTVVELDGMIIGCAALLCYPNEKMAELACVAVHPDYRNGGRGDLLLSHMEQRARKEAMEKMFVLTTQTAHWFRERGFTPLLAKALPIKRQELYNFQRNSKVFVKTL; the protein is encoded by the coding sequence ATGAGTCAAGTGGCAAAAACAGTTAATAAAAAACCGGACCCTTTCGTCAACTGGTTCCGCAGTTCATCGCCCTACATCCATGCTCACCGAGGGAAGACCATGGTGATCGGGTTTGGAGGGGAGGCTGTTGCGGATAGCCATTTCCCTAACCTGATTCACGACATTGCTTTGCTCCATGGCCTGGGTATCAAACTGATACTGGTGCATGGGGCACGGCCCCAGATCGAAGAGCAGCTAGGGCTGTGCAATGCTGAAATGCAATATATCAACGGCCTGCGTGTCACTGATGATACTGCCTTGCAGTGTGTCAAAGAGGCAGCCGGGACGGTCCGGGTGGAGATTGAAGCACTGCTCTCCATGGGTCTGGCAAATTCCCCTATGGCAGGTGCCAAGATTCGTGTCGCATCGGGTAACTTTGTTACCGCAAGGCCGATCGGCGTGATGGATGGCGCCGACTATGGCCACACCGGTCAGGTGCGGCGGATTGATACTGCGGCCATTCGGAATGTGCTGGAGGCCGGCTCCATCGCGCTTATTCCACCCCTGGGTTACTCGCCCACGGGAGAAGTCTTTAATTTGAGTGCCGCCGATGTCGCCAGCTCGATTGCTATCAGCCTGGGCGCTGACAAACTGATTACCCTGGTAGAGGGGAAAGGGCTCGCCAACGCAAAAGGACAACTCCTGACCAATGTGATACCGAAGCAGGTGGATGCCATCCTGAAGCGGAGAAAGCGTTTGCCGGAGGAACTGACGCAACAACTGCGCAGCGCAGTCAAAGCTTGCCGTAGCGGTGTCGACCGGATTCATCTGCTGGGACGACAGGTCGACGGCGTGTTGCTGAAAGAGCTGTTCATGCGTGATGGCGTCGGCACCATGCTTACGGCCGAGCCTTATGAAGAGATCCGCACCGCCCGCACAGAAGATCTCGGGGGACTGCTTGAACTGCTCGCCCCGATGGAAGAGAGCGGCATATTGGTGCGTCGCTCCAGAGAACGTCTGGAGACCGAGATCGACCAGTACACTGTGGTTGAACTGGATGGCATGATCATCGGTTGTGCCGCGCTCCTCTGTTATCCGAATGAGAAAATGGCTGAGCTAGCCTGTGTGGCCGTACACCCTGACTACCGTAATGGAGGTAGAGGTGACTTGCTGCTGTCTCACATGGAACAGAGGGCAAGAAAAGAGGCAATGGAAAAGATGTTTGTGCTGACCACCCAGACTGCGCATTGGTTCAGAGAACGGGGATTTACGCCATTGCTAGCCAAAGCCTTGCCGATAAAACGCCAGGAACTTTACAACTTTCAGCGCAACTCAAAGGTTTTTGTGAAGACGCTGTAA
- a CDS encoding transposase has protein sequence MFKVLVLPHLYNLSDAKTQFQMQDSYSFCHFLGLNPW, from the coding sequence ATGTTCAAGGTGTTGGTCCTACCCCATTTGTACAATCTGTCTGATGCTAAAACACAGTTCCAAATGCAGGATAGCTATAGTTTTTGTCATTTTCTTGGGCTGAACCCGTGGTAA
- a CDS encoding IS3 family transposase (programmed frameshift): MKTSRFKDSQIIAILKQAETVTPVSDLCREHGMSSATFYKWRAKYGGMDASLMKRMKELEDENRRLKKMYAETKLEAEIVKEALGKKVVRPSRRKEMAKIGATQDGVSVRLACRAFCISETCYRYQAKHSSDNALIADWLLRLTMTNRTWGFELCYLYLRNVKGYPYNHKRVYRIYREFELNLRIKPKRRLKRDVPDALAVPRQINIMWSMDFMHDSLADGRSFRTFNVIDDYNREGLGIEVDFSLPAVRVIRALEQIIEWRGKPNSIRCDNGPELISGQLMEWAEKQWIKLHYIQPGNPQQNAYVELFNRTVRHEWLNQHLFESIEYAQHTATQWLWRYNTERPNMAIGGITPYQKLAQAA, translated from the exons ATGAAGACATCAAGATTCAAGGACAGCCAGATCATTGCTATTCTCAAGCAGGCTGAGACTGTCACACCAGTTTCCGATCTGTGCCGGGAGCATGGCATGAGCAGTGCCACCTTCTACAAGTGGCGCGCCAAATACGGCGGCATGGACGCCTCTCTCATGAAGCGTATGAAGGAACTCGAGGATGAGAACCGGCGACTCAAGAAGATGTACGCCGAGACCAAATTAGAGGCGGAGATCGTCAAGGAGGCCCTGG GCAAAAAAGTGGTAAGGCCATCTCGTCGCAAGGAGATGGCCAAGATCGGAGCTACGCAGGATGGCGTGTCGGTACGCCTAGCTTGTCGTGCATTCTGTATCAGCGAGACCTGCTATCGCTATCAGGCCAAGCATTCGAGCGACAACGCACTGATTGCAGATTGGTTACTCCGATTGACGATGACCAATCGAACCTGGGGTTTCGAGTTATGCTATTTGTACCTGCGCAATGTGAAGGGTTACCCCTACAATCATAAACGTGTATACCGCATATACAGGGAGTTTGAGCTGAACTTGCGGATCAAGCCCAAACGTCGATTGAAGCGCGACGTGCCGGATGCGCTAGCTGTACCTCGTCAAATTAACATCATGTGGTCGATGGATTTTATGCATGACAGCCTAGCCGATGGCCGTAGCTTCAGGACGTTCAATGTCATCGACGACTACAATCGTGAGGGGCTGGGTATTGAGGTGGACTTCTCGTTACCGGCAGTTCGTGTCATTCGTGCACTGGAACAGATCATCGAGTGGCGAGGCAAGCCAAATTCCATTCGCTGCGACAATGGCCCCGAACTAATCAGTGGTCAACTGATGGAGTGGGCAGAGAAACAATGGATTAAGTTACACTATATCCAGCCCGGCAACCCGCAACAGAACGCGTACGTGGAGCTTTTTAACAGAACAGTTCGACATGAATGGCTGAACCAGCATCTCTTTGAGTCGATCGAGTATGCCCAGCACACCGCCACTCAATGGTTGTGGCGCTACAATACAGAGCGGCCAAACATGGCCATTGGAGGAATAACACCGTATCAGAAGTTGGCGCAAGCCGCATAA
- a CDS encoding IS3 family transposase — protein sequence MALFAIERGLSQRRASWLCTTPRSGLHYSSKRERRDRHLSAALRVVVREDPSWGYRLSGAYLRLRGWQVNNKRVYRLWRLNGLCLPPYRPRRKIRTGVKLEGLALRRNDVWACDFVHDRYHDAEPLRCLTVKDEATGYCLAIKTGRYLQSQHVKAVLRELIIRYGIPRAIRSDNGAELLAFVLREELEKDDIKLANIEPGKPWQNGSNESFNGIFRKECLNAEIFGSLTEARVVIEQWRCRYNERRPHSSQHYVTPEMAYFGLREMRRT from the coding sequence ATGGCATTGTTTGCTATTGAACGGGGCCTTAGCCAAAGGCGAGCAAGCTGGCTTTGTACGACACCGCGATCGGGGCTTCATTATAGTTCAAAACGAGAACGTCGTGACCGGCATCTGTCGGCCGCGTTGCGTGTAGTGGTGCGGGAGGATCCCAGTTGGGGCTATCGTTTATCAGGCGCCTATCTGCGGCTCAGAGGTTGGCAGGTAAACAACAAACGCGTATATCGACTCTGGCGGCTTAATGGCCTGTGTTTGCCGCCTTATCGCCCTCGACGGAAGATTCGCACTGGGGTAAAACTGGAGGGATTGGCGCTACGACGGAATGATGTGTGGGCATGTGATTTCGTACATGACCGCTATCATGACGCAGAGCCTCTGCGGTGCTTGACGGTCAAGGACGAAGCAACCGGTTATTGTCTGGCAATCAAAACTGGTCGATACCTACAGAGTCAACACGTGAAAGCGGTGCTACGTGAATTAATCATTCGCTACGGAATTCCCCGAGCCATTCGCAGCGACAACGGAGCTGAGCTGTTGGCCTTCGTACTGCGCGAGGAACTGGAAAAGGATGATATTAAGCTAGCCAATATTGAACCGGGAAAACCCTGGCAAAATGGCAGCAATGAAAGCTTCAACGGCATTTTCCGCAAGGAGTGTTTAAATGCAGAGATATTTGGTAGCCTGACCGAAGCCAGAGTTGTTATTGAACAGTGGCGTTGCCGATATAATGAGCGGCGACCCCACAGTTCACAACACTACGTCACGCCAGAGATGGCGTATTTTGGATTACGTGAAATGCGGAGAACCTAA
- a CDS encoding transposase: MKKGHFSDEQIVAVLRDAEATTAVAAARKHGVSEQSIYRWRNKYAGMEVSDVRELKRVKDENMRLKKLLAERDLEVEVMKEIQAKKW; encoded by the coding sequence ATGAAGAAGGGACATTTTTCAGATGAGCAGATCGTGGCTGTACTGCGCGATGCAGAGGCAACAACGGCCGTAGCGGCAGCACGCAAACACGGCGTATCGGAGCAGTCGATCTACCGTTGGCGCAACAAGTATGCCGGGATGGAAGTTTCAGATGTGCGGGAGCTAAAGCGAGTCAAGGATGAGAACATGCGGCTCAAAAAGCTGCTAGCAGAACGTGACCTGGAAGTAGAGGTCATGAAGGAGATACAAGCAAAAAAGTGGTGA
- a CDS encoding IS30 family transposase, producing MHYVTERLREDWSPETMAGRLKLDHPRSACLRISPEGIYRWIYEDAAQDGFLYQHLLRRHKKRLRQQQYGTGRGLIPNRVSIHDRPLSIGNHRRLGHWEGDSVERAGLSPKNRAMTRMRFPISLYVRRSQHEEEALQRRANYWCHQAA from the coding sequence CTGCATTATGTCACCGAGAGGTTACGGGAGGATTGGTCACCGGAAACAATGGCTGGACGCCTCAAGCTAGATCACCCTAGAAGTGCATGTCTGCGGATTAGCCCGGAAGGTATCTATCGATGGATATACGAGGATGCTGCACAAGACGGTTTTTTGTACCAACATCTACTGAGGCGGCACAAAAAGCGTCTAAGACAGCAGCAATACGGGACTGGGCGTGGTTTGATACCCAATCGTGTCAGCATCCATGATCGTCCTTTGAGTATTGGCAACCATCGTCGCCTTGGCCACTGGGAAGGTGATAGCGTTGAGAGAGCTGGCCTTTCCCCCAAAAATAGAGCCATGACAAGGATGAGATTTCCAATTAGTCTGTATGTTAGGAGATCTCAACATGAAGAAGAAGCGTTACAGAGAAGAGCAAATTATTGGTGCCATCAAGCAGCATGA
- a CDS encoding glycosyltransferase family 4 protein — MAEITLKVLQVLPALDSGGVERGTLEVAAELVRRGHRSLVMSEGGRLVEVLEREGSQHYNCAIGKKSFWTLRLIWSLRRFLQREKIDIVHVRSRVPAWVIYLAWKGMDPNSRPRLVSTVHGLYSVSSYSAIMTKGEIVIAVSDAVKQYVLDNYPNTDPSRIKVIYRGVDPSVFTKNFQPSGDWQKTWDALYPKLKGRIVLALPGRLTRLKGHHAFFEIIAQLKQKGKQVIGIVIGGEDPRRLCYAQELYDAVEEKRLKNEIIFTGYRSDLREIYSQCHAVLSLSTKSESFGRTVLEALSMRVPVIGYDHGGVSEVLGALYPYGKIPLNSIEAAIDKIIAVIDGEMPDVEENRVYLKSGMLDKTLGVYQSFALGATSRQG, encoded by the coding sequence ATGGCTGAAATAACACTAAAAGTGTTGCAGGTGTTGCCTGCGCTGGATAGCGGTGGTGTTGAACGCGGCACTTTGGAGGTTGCTGCTGAATTGGTTCGGCGGGGACATAGATCACTGGTTATGTCAGAAGGCGGGCGTCTGGTTGAGGTGTTGGAACGGGAAGGGAGTCAACATTACAATTGCGCCATAGGAAAAAAATCATTTTGGACTCTAAGGCTTATCTGGTCACTTCGCCGTTTTCTTCAGCGTGAGAAGATCGATATCGTACATGTCCGATCGAGAGTTCCCGCCTGGGTAATCTATCTTGCATGGAAAGGGATGGACCCCAATAGCAGGCCGAGACTGGTTTCAACCGTCCACGGACTCTACTCAGTTTCTTCATACAGTGCGATTATGACCAAGGGCGAAATTGTCATTGCGGTATCTGATGCGGTTAAGCAGTATGTCTTGGATAACTATCCCAACACAGACCCGAGTAGAATAAAGGTCATCTATCGTGGGGTTGATCCATCTGTTTTTACGAAAAATTTTCAACCGTCGGGAGATTGGCAGAAAACCTGGGATGCGCTCTATCCTAAATTGAAGGGTCGGATTGTATTAGCGCTTCCCGGACGCCTTACGCGACTCAAGGGACATCATGCGTTTTTTGAGATAATTGCCCAGCTTAAGCAGAAGGGCAAGCAGGTTATCGGGATTGTTATTGGCGGGGAAGATCCCAGACGCCTGTGCTATGCGCAGGAACTATATGATGCCGTTGAAGAAAAACGGCTGAAAAATGAGATTATATTTACCGGGTACCGTTCAGACCTCAGGGAAATCTATTCACAATGCCACGCTGTATTGTCTCTGTCGACAAAGTCGGAGTCATTCGGGCGAACTGTTCTTGAAGCGCTTTCAATGAGAGTGCCGGTAATTGGCTATGATCACGGTGGTGTAAGTGAGGTGCTTGGCGCACTCTATCCATATGGAAAAATACCGCTAAACAGTATCGAGGCTGCTATCGATAAAATAATCGCTGTTATAGATGGCGAGATGCCTGATGTGGAAGAGAACCGGGTTTATTTAAAAAGTGGAATGCTTGATAAAACCCTTGGTGTCTACCAATCGTTTGCATTAGGTGCCACCAGCAGGCAAGGGTAA
- a CDS encoding mitochondrial fission ELM1 family protein, protein MKQPPKDNACVVWRLIDGKPGHENQTLGLCRALDHLLPIERMDIPVRPKLTHLSDWLMRCFPDGVDLPVPDLILGAGHATHFALLAARRKYGGHSVVLMKPSLPLRLFDLCIAPQHDQPDANNVIVTRGVLNPIEASPLLPKEQVLFLIGGNSGHFDWNDNRVIRQVLSIAGTGTRNHFMLTNSRRTPTSFLPELRGRSQGNLEIIPWEQTDSGWVGSQLSRSHTVWVTEDSVSMIYEALTSGAVVGLLQLPGKRQGRVVCGIKSLVTDRQVTPFNVWQSDQEMAQQAAPFNEARRCADWIYNQWLK, encoded by the coding sequence GTGAAACAACCGCCCAAAGATAATGCCTGCGTTGTCTGGCGGCTGATTGATGGGAAGCCCGGGCACGAAAATCAGACGCTTGGTCTCTGTCGGGCACTGGACCATCTATTGCCCATTGAGCGTATGGATATACCGGTCAGGCCGAAGTTAACTCACCTGTCTGACTGGTTGATGAGGTGTTTTCCTGATGGGGTTGACCTACCTGTACCTGACCTTATTCTTGGTGCCGGCCACGCTACCCATTTTGCGCTGCTGGCGGCCCGAAGAAAATATGGCGGTCACTCTGTTGTATTGATGAAGCCGAGCTTACCATTGAGGTTGTTTGATCTCTGTATTGCACCTCAGCATGATCAGCCCGATGCTAACAATGTTATTGTTACTCGGGGCGTGCTCAATCCGATAGAGGCCTCACCATTGTTACCCAAGGAACAGGTTCTGTTTCTGATTGGAGGTAACTCCGGGCATTTTGACTGGAATGATAATCGGGTGATTAGGCAGGTGTTGTCGATTGCCGGCACAGGCACCAGAAACCACTTTATGCTTACCAATTCACGGCGTACACCCACTTCTTTTTTGCCAGAACTTAGAGGGAGAAGCCAAGGTAACCTGGAAATCATCCCTTGGGAACAGACAGACTCTGGCTGGGTAGGGTCGCAGTTGAGTCGTAGTCATACAGTATGGGTGACGGAAGATTCTGTCTCGATGATCTACGAGGCACTAACCTCAGGTGCAGTGGTTGGGTTGCTGCAATTGCCTGGCAAGAGACAGGGGCGTGTGGTGTGCGGTATCAAATCACTGGTGACCGATAGACAGGTAACGCCTTTTAATGTGTGGCAAAGCGACCAGGAGATGGCTCAACAGGCAGCGCCTTTTAACGAGGCACGAAGGTGTGCCGATTGGATTTATAACCAATGGCTGAAATAA
- a CDS encoding zinc-finger domain-containing protein produces MTKNATIDQSVETIKVHQNDLPLCCPGKQTDAAEIHPRVFLPIEKTGLAVCPYCGASYELAD; encoded by the coding sequence ATGACAAAAAACGCAACAATCGATCAATCTGTAGAAACGATCAAAGTCCACCAAAATGACCTTCCTCTGTGCTGTCCGGGTAAACAGACTGACGCAGCGGAAATTCACCCCAGAGTATTTCTCCCCATCGAGAAAACGGGTCTGGCTGTATGTCCCTATTGTGGCGCCAGCTATGAGCTGGCTGACTAG